A genomic stretch from Acetomicrobium sp. S15 = DSM 107314 includes:
- a CDS encoding cell division protein ZapA: MRTPIADSDGAMLAVEKRSVRIKLGKRSYNVRTALEPEQLDRVVALLHRVIEESGDNRDQEELLVLTSLRLAFFLDDIASKLESLLGEGRKRI; encoded by the coding sequence ATGCGGACTCCGATCGCTGATTCAGACGGGGCGATGCTTGCGGTGGAAAAGCGGAGCGTGAGGATAAAGTTAGGAAAGCGCTCTTATAATGTGCGCACCGCCCTCGAGCCCGAGCAGCTCGACCGTGTCGTAGCGCTGTTGCACCGCGTCATAGAAGAGAGCGGCGACAATCGCGATCAGGAGGAGTTGTTGGTTTTAACCAGCCTCCGTCTGGCCTTCTTCTTGGATGACATCGCCTCGAAGCTGGAAAGCCTTCTTGGGGAGGGCCGAAAGAGGATTTGA
- a CDS encoding CvpA family protein yields MSVPSIIDIAALFLLLVFVIKGILRGFVIEVLTLFGHIGGFVLAWRYAPALGKELSRFFAWSEGVRFVVSLVAIFVAINLLVALAARVIRGFLRLAKLSGLDYVLGAAVGVGKTFLLCLVFYAVAASLAPVVPPSWLHDSRSMVITAKAWPYVSTWLVENGIVKIDQMLAIPGGRDLFRDGDI; encoded by the coding sequence TTGAGCGTTCCGTCGATCATCGACATAGCCGCACTGTTTCTACTGCTTGTTTTCGTGATAAAGGGGATTTTGAGAGGTTTCGTCATCGAAGTGCTCACGCTCTTCGGGCATATCGGGGGCTTCGTTTTGGCGTGGCGTTATGCACCCGCTCTGGGGAAAGAGCTCTCTCGCTTCTTCGCATGGAGTGAGGGAGTAAGGTTTGTCGTATCGTTGGTGGCGATATTCGTGGCCATCAACCTCCTCGTGGCGTTGGCTGCCAGAGTTATAAGGGGTTTTTTGAGGCTCGCCAAACTCTCTGGCCTGGACTACGTCCTTGGCGCTGCAGTCGGCGTGGGCAAGACCTTTTTATTGTGCCTCGTCTTTTACGCCGTGGCAGCATCGCTCGCCCCCGTCGTGCCGCCGAGCTGGTTGCACGATAGCCGCTCCATGGTCATAACTGCTAAAGCCTGGCCTTATGTGAGCACTTGGCTCGTCGAAAACGGTATCGTAAAAATCGACCAGATGCTTGCAATCCCTGGAGGAAGAGACCTCTTCCGCGACGGAGATATATAA
- a CDS encoding endonuclease MutS2, translated as MIISSRAKNCLEVEKVLSLIWRNCRSELGVTAFRRLEPASNLKELSYRQAVLLQYKRYTQIYGDLPWSDGISSIRPLIEGAKATGILSGEELLLFKKIIRLASAMREIVPILREEGYAELANLLKGARDFSAEAKSLSVLSDDGRLYDHASPRLKDIRLKLAHAKERARAAGQKLVNDRRFGGFLREPILYLKDERFVVLVKRESVSMFPGVALELSGSGNSVYMEPHSLVRLNNEIAVLVRDEREEERRILRELTEMLLRRERHLLEGEDLLGMVDLLYATTVHMEKGRWTLPETSRKSSFSFHSLLHPLLGEGAVPIDIRCGEHFRILVITGPNTGGKTVALKSTGLAVALAWLGLPIPASAGSWVGDIDHLDVDIGDEQSIEQNLSTFSSHLKNIVEMLKEATDRSLFLLDELGAGTDPQEGAALGVAILEAFLKIGSMVLATTHHNLIKRYALTTPGIETASVEFDSEKLTPTYRLLFGVPGRSNALLIAERLGLPKDVVLRAREELGPHEVSVEEMIGQLQEKQARLNALEERLLAEKEEVNIIKRELEERLFRLEAEKEKALAAADRKAQRIIREAEEAARAYIKKIERASKDAALREASRHQKKLKEITRSSEKREERRIEKLFSVEGNAPKVGDAVSIAGMAVKGIVESIEGDKAVVRSGAVRLEVPVKRIATAKSAPEEETLKVRVEKPVQAPGPSIMVRGLTIDEAIPMVERYLDQAFRAGYGEVAVIHGRGEGILRRAVQELLRTLPYVEDFRLGGPGEGGEGVTIVRFRR; from the coding sequence ATGATCATCTCGTCCAGGGCCAAGAATTGCTTGGAGGTTGAAAAAGTCCTTTCGCTCATCTGGAGAAATTGCAGGAGCGAACTGGGCGTGACCGCGTTTAGGAGGCTCGAGCCGGCGTCGAACCTCAAAGAGCTTTCCTATCGTCAGGCCGTCCTGTTGCAATACAAACGCTACACGCAAATCTACGGCGATCTTCCCTGGTCCGATGGGATATCCAGCATAAGGCCTCTCATCGAAGGAGCGAAAGCGACGGGGATCCTCTCCGGGGAGGAGCTCCTCCTCTTCAAGAAAATCATAAGACTGGCGTCGGCTATGCGCGAAATAGTGCCCATCCTCAGAGAAGAAGGATATGCCGAGCTGGCCAATTTACTTAAGGGCGCCAGGGACTTCAGCGCGGAGGCCAAGTCGCTATCCGTCCTCTCTGACGACGGCAGGCTCTACGATCACGCCTCGCCGAGGCTCAAGGATATACGCCTTAAGCTCGCCCATGCGAAGGAGCGCGCCAGAGCCGCAGGGCAAAAACTCGTTAATGACCGCAGATTCGGTGGTTTTTTAAGAGAACCGATACTTTATTTGAAGGACGAACGCTTCGTCGTCCTGGTCAAACGAGAAAGCGTCTCCATGTTTCCTGGAGTTGCATTGGAGCTATCTGGCTCGGGCAACTCCGTGTATATGGAACCCCACTCCCTGGTTCGCCTGAATAACGAAATTGCTGTGCTCGTCAGGGATGAAAGAGAGGAAGAGCGTCGCATTCTAAGGGAACTTACGGAGATGTTGCTCCGCCGCGAGCGCCATCTTCTGGAGGGCGAAGACCTTTTGGGAATGGTCGATTTGCTATACGCTACTACGGTACATATGGAAAAGGGACGCTGGACCTTGCCAGAGACATCCCGAAAGAGCTCCTTCAGCTTCCACTCCTTGCTACATCCGCTCTTGGGGGAAGGCGCGGTTCCTATAGACATCCGCTGTGGTGAGCATTTTCGGATCCTCGTTATAACGGGGCCCAACACCGGAGGCAAGACCGTGGCATTGAAGAGCACTGGTCTGGCTGTGGCTTTAGCTTGGCTGGGCTTGCCAATCCCGGCGAGCGCCGGCTCCTGGGTGGGGGATATCGATCATCTCGATGTGGACATAGGGGACGAGCAGAGCATAGAGCAGAACCTTTCTACCTTCAGTTCTCACCTGAAAAATATTGTAGAGATGCTAAAGGAAGCCACCGATAGGTCTCTCTTTCTGCTCGACGAGCTCGGTGCCGGCACCGACCCCCAGGAAGGCGCAGCCTTGGGTGTGGCCATATTGGAGGCTTTTTTGAAGATAGGGTCCATGGTTTTAGCTACCACTCATCATAACCTCATCAAGCGTTATGCCTTGACCACACCGGGAATAGAGACGGCGAGCGTCGAGTTTGACAGCGAAAAACTCACCCCCACCTATAGGTTGCTCTTCGGCGTCCCAGGCCGCAGCAACGCCCTCCTCATAGCGGAGAGGCTCGGCCTTCCGAAAGACGTCGTCCTTCGGGCTCGCGAGGAATTAGGCCCTCACGAGGTCTCCGTAGAGGAGATGATAGGGCAACTCCAGGAAAAACAGGCTCGCCTGAATGCCCTCGAGGAGCGGCTGCTCGCAGAGAAAGAAGAGGTCAACATTATTAAGAGAGAGCTTGAGGAGCGCCTCTTTCGCCTGGAAGCTGAGAAAGAAAAGGCCTTGGCCGCTGCTGACAGGAAGGCTCAAAGGATAATACGCGAGGCGGAAGAAGCTGCGCGCGCGTATATCAAAAAGATTGAAAGGGCATCCAAAGATGCAGCCCTACGCGAAGCGAGCCGCCACCAAAAAAAACTTAAGGAAATCACAAGGTCCAGCGAAAAGAGAGAGGAGAGAAGGATCGAAAAACTCTTTTCCGTCGAAGGGAATGCGCCCAAGGTTGGCGACGCTGTCTCTATTGCGGGCATGGCTGTCAAGGGCATCGTCGAATCGATAGAGGGAGACAAGGCTGTCGTGCGCTCCGGTGCCGTCAGGCTTGAGGTCCCCGTTAAGCGGATAGCGACGGCAAAAAGCGCTCCGGAGGAAGAAACACTGAAGGTGCGCGTGGAGAAGCCCGTTCAGGCCCCGGGGCCTTCCATAATGGTCAGGGGTCTAACAATCGACGAAGCCATCCCTATGGTCGAACGCTACTTGGATCAAGCTTTCAGGGCAGGCTATGGCGAAGTCGCGGTAATCCACGGCCGTGGTGAAGGTATATTGCGCCGTGCTGTGCAGGAGCTGTTGCGGACGCTGCCATACGTGGAAGATTTCAGGCTCGGTGGCCCGGGAGAGGGAGGAGAAGGGGTCACGATTGTTCGCTTTAGGCGGTGA
- a CDS encoding MurR/RpiR family transcriptional regulator, translated as MYEGIKERIMRKLPELSSGQLAVAHFLLERMPEAAFMTAGELADKVGVSESTVVRFASAIGYDGYPEMRQAIQEVMVEQFSPEYEYRKYLEAAGKGESLGKRVMGEDLEALTIAVSKLEQERLDQLVNMIVESDFVYISGFRSAFSLAYYLHFYLSWFLPNLGLLVGDFVREQLVKSSCHHKKPLVLGISFHRYAKGTYETLKFAKSLGIKTALISNSLTSSTAQHSDLTITVPCNAISFVVSYTTAMSLLNALIVSVAAKIQPNSQEILYRLEDVWSEGNTYAGWTVKKESFDLSSLVHPKNDK; from the coding sequence ATGTATGAAGGGATAAAGGAAAGGATCATGCGAAAGTTGCCGGAGCTTTCGTCGGGACAGCTCGCGGTGGCCCATTTTTTGCTCGAGAGGATGCCGGAGGCGGCTTTTATGACCGCTGGCGAGCTGGCAGACAAGGTGGGGGTGAGCGAGTCCACCGTGGTGAGGTTCGCCAGCGCCATAGGTTATGACGGTTATCCGGAGATGAGGCAAGCCATCCAAGAAGTTATGGTAGAACAGTTTTCTCCGGAATACGAATACAGGAAATATTTGGAAGCGGCAGGTAAGGGCGAAAGCTTGGGGAAGCGGGTTATGGGAGAGGATTTAGAAGCGCTGACTATCGCAGTCAGCAAATTAGAACAAGAAAGATTAGACCAGCTCGTCAATATGATTGTGGAATCCGACTTTGTATACATCTCGGGCTTCAGGAGCGCCTTCTCTTTGGCATATTATCTGCATTTTTACCTCTCCTGGTTTCTGCCAAACTTGGGATTACTGGTGGGAGACTTCGTGAGGGAGCAGTTGGTCAAGTCTTCCTGTCATCACAAAAAGCCGCTGGTTTTAGGCATAAGCTTTCACAGGTACGCGAAGGGCACATACGAAACGTTGAAATTCGCCAAGTCCTTAGGGATCAAGACCGCTTTAATCTCCAACAGCCTCACCTCCAGCACGGCGCAGCATTCTGACCTGACGATAACCGTCCCGTGCAACGCAATATCTTTCGTAGTTTCCTACACCACGGCCATGAGCTTGCTAAACGCGCTGATCGTGAGCGTAGCGGCGAAGATACAGCCGAATTCCCAAGAAATACTATATCGTCTTGAGGACGTTTGGTCCGAAGGGAACACCTATGCCGGATGGACTGTCAAAAAAGAATCTTTCGACCTGTCTTCTTTGGTTCACCCTAAAAATGACAAGTAA
- a CDS encoding short-chain fatty acid transporter, with protein MLHAMTNFFVRLVRKYLPQPFTLAVILSVIVYIMGMLIMKKSAHEMNQYWGKGFFSLYGFTMQMVLVLVTGHALASAPVIQRLLKALASIPKSPRRAVLFMAFVGCLTSYLNWAFGLIAGALVARELAKNNLGKGLHYPLLVAAAYGGNVIRGPSSSIPLVIATPGHFLEKLMGVVPVTETLYSSWNLIITIVLVITIPTIFYLMYPKKNELVVEIDPKLLAEEHIERKKETIDTPAQKMDNSIILTILVAFAGGWMLYDYFSKQPSFNLNLDILIMIFMVFGIIAHKTLAGYANAINNAVKTSGGIILQFPFYAGMMGMMGSSGLAKWLSDLFVSFSTANTLPLFTFWSAGILNIFIPSGGGQWAVQGPIMMQAAHEIGASSAKVAMALAWGDSWTNQIQPFWALPLLAIANLGIRDIMGYCLMNAILVGIIVSIGLIIL; from the coding sequence ATGCTTCATGCAATGACTAATTTTTTCGTACGACTTGTCAGAAAATATCTTCCACAACCCTTCACACTTGCAGTTATACTTAGCGTAATAGTTTATATTATGGGTATGCTAATAATGAAGAAAAGTGCCCATGAAATGAATCAGTATTGGGGGAAAGGATTCTTCAGTCTATATGGCTTTACTATGCAGATGGTACTTGTCCTTGTCACAGGGCACGCACTGGCAAGTGCCCCCGTCATACAACGGTTGCTGAAGGCTTTGGCAAGCATTCCAAAAAGCCCGAGGCGAGCAGTGCTTTTTATGGCTTTTGTGGGCTGCCTTACTAGCTATCTTAACTGGGCTTTTGGATTGATTGCTGGCGCTTTGGTCGCAAGAGAGCTTGCAAAAAACAACTTAGGGAAAGGATTACATTATCCCCTTCTTGTGGCAGCAGCATACGGAGGAAATGTAATTCGCGGCCCCTCTTCCAGCATACCTCTTGTTATTGCCACTCCTGGTCATTTCCTTGAGAAGCTCATGGGGGTCGTCCCGGTTACCGAAACACTCTATAGTTCTTGGAATCTTATTATTACAATCGTACTAGTTATAACTATACCTACAATCTTCTACTTAATGTATCCAAAGAAGAACGAATTAGTCGTGGAGATAGACCCAAAGCTGCTTGCCGAAGAGCACATAGAGAGGAAAAAAGAGACTATCGATACTCCGGCACAAAAGATGGATAACAGCATTATCTTAACAATCCTTGTTGCTTTCGCTGGTGGCTGGATGCTCTATGATTATTTTTCCAAGCAACCCTCATTTAATCTTAACCTTGATATTCTGATTATGATCTTTATGGTCTTTGGAATCATCGCTCATAAAACACTAGCTGGTTATGCTAATGCTATTAATAACGCTGTTAAGACAAGTGGCGGCATCATCCTCCAGTTTCCCTTCTATGCAGGGATGATGGGTATGATGGGGAGCTCTGGGCTGGCAAAGTGGCTTTCGGACCTTTTTGTAAGTTTTTCAACAGCGAACACCCTTCCACTTTTTACATTCTGGAGTGCGGGAATATTAAACATATTCATTCCATCAGGAGGTGGTCAATGGGCTGTTCAAGGACCCATTATGATGCAGGCTGCTCATGAGATTGGAGCATCGAGTGCAAAAGTCGCCATGGCCCTTGCGTGGGGAGATTCGTGGACGAACCAAATACAGCCCTTCTGGGCATTACCCCTTCTGGCTATCGCTAATCTTGGTATTCGGGATATAATGGGCTACTGCCTCATGAATGCCATTCTCGTAGGTATTATTGTCTCGATAGGGTTAATTATCCTCTAA
- a CDS encoding 3-oxoacid CoA-transferase subunit B, with the protein MTIVEKEAARIRIAKRIAQELEEMPKPLFANLGVGIPTMVPEYIKSEEVYIQAENGILGVGPPAAPGKEDRNLIDAGRRPITERKGCSYFDSATSFGMIRGGHIDVTVIGALEVDQEGNIANWIIPNGKQLGVGGAMDLVTGAKSVIVAMTHTTGDGKSKILSRCTLPITGYGALDLLVTELAVMRFIEGKLVLEEIAPEITLDELRQLTDARFHVANDLKVMKD; encoded by the coding sequence GTGACCATCGTAGAAAAGGAAGCAGCAAGAATAAGGATAGCTAAAAGGATAGCCCAAGAGCTTGAGGAGATGCCGAAACCTCTCTTCGCCAACCTCGGCGTCGGAATACCTACCATGGTCCCTGAATACATCAAGAGCGAAGAAGTTTATATTCAGGCGGAAAACGGAATTCTCGGCGTGGGCCCACCTGCCGCACCCGGCAAAGAGGACCGCAACCTCATCGACGCAGGGCGACGTCCTATAACCGAAAGGAAGGGATGTTCTTATTTTGACAGTGCCACTTCATTCGGGATGATCCGCGGAGGCCACATCGATGTCACCGTGATAGGCGCTTTGGAGGTCGACCAAGAAGGCAATATCGCCAACTGGATAATACCCAATGGCAAGCAGTTGGGCGTAGGTGGAGCCATGGACTTAGTCACAGGTGCCAAGTCTGTAATCGTCGCTATGACCCATACTACGGGCGACGGGAAGTCCAAGATACTTTCACGTTGCACTCTTCCAATAACCGGCTACGGCGCGCTGGATTTACTCGTGACCGAACTGGCGGTTATGAGGTTCATTGAAGGAAAACTCGTCCTGGAGGAAATAGCTCCAGAAATCACCCTGGATGAGCTGCGCCAGCTCACGGACGCGCGCTTTCATGTAGCCAACGACCTCAAGGTGATGAAGGACTGA
- a CDS encoding 3-oxoacid CoA-transferase subunit A: MPIDCKKLKSIKEAISLIKPGARIMVGGFGNAGVPNMLIEALTESGARDLTIISNDLGSPGIGLGKLLRNKQVKGVIGSYFNWNPEVAEAFNNGEIEVTLIPQGTMAEAIRAAGVGIPAFYTPTGVGTELAKGKETKTFNGKECVLQEAIGADFSLIKAHKSDELGNLVYYKTARNFNPLMAMGAVVTIAEVDEIVPTGSLDPECIVTPHIFVDILCLGR, encoded by the coding sequence GTGCCGATTGATTGCAAAAAACTGAAATCGATAAAGGAAGCGATTTCACTCATAAAACCGGGCGCTCGCATTATGGTCGGAGGGTTCGGGAATGCAGGGGTTCCAAACATGTTGATCGAAGCCCTCACGGAAAGCGGCGCGAGAGATTTAACGATAATAAGCAACGACTTGGGTTCCCCCGGCATAGGGTTGGGCAAGCTGCTCAGGAATAAACAGGTCAAAGGCGTCATCGGGTCTTACTTCAACTGGAACCCGGAAGTGGCGGAAGCCTTTAACAACGGCGAAATTGAGGTCACTCTCATCCCTCAAGGAACCATGGCCGAGGCCATCCGCGCCGCAGGAGTTGGGATACCCGCTTTTTACACCCCCACAGGCGTAGGGACAGAGTTGGCCAAAGGCAAAGAAACCAAAACCTTTAACGGCAAAGAATGCGTGCTACAAGAAGCCATAGGAGCCGATTTTTCCCTGATAAAGGCCCACAAATCGGACGAGCTGGGCAACCTCGTTTATTACAAGACGGCCAGGAACTTTAACCCTCTCATGGCTATGGGCGCCGTTGTTACTATCGCAGAAGTAGACGAAATAGTCCCGACGGGGTCATTGGACCCGGAGTGCATAGTTACGCCGCACATTTTTGTCGACATCCTGTGTCTGGGGAGGTGA
- a CDS encoding thiolase family protein, producing MEQVVVIAAKRTPVGKMGGCFKDVLPEDLLVPVIREVASSTGLNEETIDEVIIGQAKPTTDAPNIARVASLKAGLPENLPAYSVHRQCGSGMQAIASAAWQIQAEYTDVIIAGGVESMSTAPYYLRKCRFGYVAGNGELVDPNTESQPKSQPEETYGRFTMGETAENLAEMYAISRKEQDEFAYRSHMRAIRAIDAGRFAEEIVQITIAKSKGAPITVDVDEGPRRDTNLEKLTALKPAFKKDGTVTAGNSSSRNDGAAALLLTSERKAKEFGLKPIARLVSIGIAAVDPRIMGIGPVPATKDALKRAGLRLDDIDIVELNEAFAAQSLAVLRELPFDPEIVNVNGGAIALGHPLGCSGARITATLLHEMVKRKAKLGLAAICIAGGQGMATIYENLML from the coding sequence TTGGAGCAAGTCGTGGTAATAGCAGCTAAACGCACTCCCGTAGGGAAAATGGGTGGGTGTTTCAAAGACGTTTTGCCGGAAGATTTGTTGGTGCCCGTAATCAGGGAAGTCGCGTCTTCTACCGGATTGAACGAAGAAACAATTGACGAGGTCATCATAGGCCAGGCCAAGCCCACCACCGACGCTCCCAACATAGCCCGCGTAGCGTCACTCAAAGCCGGCTTGCCAGAAAACCTTCCGGCCTATTCGGTCCACAGACAATGCGGCTCCGGAATGCAGGCCATAGCAAGCGCTGCCTGGCAGATCCAAGCCGAATACACAGACGTCATCATTGCGGGCGGCGTTGAAAGCATGAGTACAGCCCCTTATTACCTTCGCAAATGCAGGTTCGGTTATGTGGCAGGCAACGGAGAGCTCGTCGACCCCAACACGGAAAGCCAGCCTAAATCCCAACCGGAAGAAACCTATGGGCGCTTCACTATGGGAGAGACCGCTGAAAACCTGGCAGAGATGTATGCGATCTCGCGAAAGGAACAAGACGAGTTCGCCTACAGGAGCCACATGAGGGCGATCAGGGCTATTGACGCCGGAAGATTCGCAGAGGAAATCGTCCAAATAACCATCGCTAAAAGCAAGGGGGCACCCATCACAGTCGACGTAGACGAGGGGCCGAGGCGCGACACAAACCTCGAAAAGCTCACTGCTCTCAAACCGGCCTTTAAGAAAGACGGCACGGTGACGGCGGGAAACAGCTCAAGCCGCAACGACGGTGCTGCCGCACTTCTACTCACTTCCGAAAGGAAAGCGAAAGAGTTTGGCCTGAAGCCCATAGCTCGATTAGTTTCCATAGGCATAGCGGCGGTTGACCCTCGCATCATGGGGATTGGGCCCGTCCCCGCAACGAAAGACGCCTTGAAGCGAGCAGGGTTGCGTCTGGATGACATTGACATCGTAGAGTTAAACGAGGCCTTCGCCGCCCAAAGCTTGGCTGTGCTCAGAGAGTTGCCCTTCGATCCGGAGATCGTAAACGTAAACGGCGGGGCTATCGCCTTGGGGCATCCCCTCGGTTGCTCTGGCGCCAGGATCACGGCGACACTCCTCCACGAGATGGTCAAAAGAAAAGCCAAACTCGGTCTTGCCGCTATCTGCATTGCCGGCGGACAAGGGATGGCCACTATATACGAAAATCTGATGCTTTAG
- a CDS encoding response regulator, with protein MARILIADDAPIARAMLRRLLEQMGHCVVGEAENGKKAVERYMALHPDLVVLDITMPVMNGIDALRAIRRFDPKAKAIVVSALGHSRSIKEAIDAGVIEFVLKPYEPDRVTRAVNRALAS; from the coding sequence TTGGCGCGCATCCTGATCGCCGACGATGCGCCGATAGCCAGGGCGATGCTCAGGAGGCTCTTGGAGCAGATGGGGCATTGCGTGGTGGGGGAAGCCGAAAACGGCAAAAAAGCCGTGGAGCGGTATATGGCGTTACATCCGGACTTGGTGGTCTTAGATATAACAATGCCCGTGATGAACGGCATCGATGCCCTCCGTGCGATACGCCGCTTCGACCCGAAGGCCAAGGCCATAGTAGTTAGCGCCTTAGGGCACAGCAGGAGCATAAAAGAGGCGATAGATGCTGGGGTCATCGAGTTCGTCTTGAAACCCTACGAGCCGGATCGGGTGACCCGGGCGGTCAATCGAGCGCTCGCATCTTGA
- a CDS encoding Na/Pi symporter, translated as MSSWQCALLLLGGLGVFLHGMEYSASSFRESLGDRTRRLLASLGERKSLSFLFGILLSILSQSSTVAISFAVGLVDSGLLSLSGALVAMMGSSVGNAFIVLFLSLGIVKYAPALLVASVLAARSGNREVQRWSRPLGGIALVLTGMFLIRLGVHPLISEPSARGLLLFFSSQPILMGAAVFILTAILQSSTAVMAMGVALAASGLLPLKAAFPLVLGAYLGSSITVMLVGMGKRRRARSVAWGTFIYRLLGVVIALPLGKLYLGLAQRLSPFILYEMVYVQMAVALVNAALLLPFANLLSSLCLGLVPVKEEPGEPIYLDESLLSFSDVALALLSRETVRAANYLEELLQALLCGGESDRANRIRESLGDLLEACLRYLSSMTVPLEDERLRREYMSVSYSLAVLKEMADIITSRLWPVAHALQGCDRLVAALLETLRDALGAFALGEEDFVRKAKASYERYMEEERTLRSTLVGAANGAHGMKRLSAIMTLSGIARMASELAGGVIMVEGRERASE; from the coding sequence GTGTCCTCGTGGCAGTGCGCACTTCTGCTATTGGGAGGGCTTGGGGTCTTCCTTCACGGTATGGAATACTCTGCATCTTCCTTCCGAGAAAGCCTCGGCGACAGGACGAGGCGCCTTTTGGCTTCATTGGGAGAGAGGAAATCCTTGTCGTTTCTATTCGGCATCCTCTTGTCGATCTTATCTCAGAGCAGCACTGTGGCCATCTCGTTTGCCGTCGGGCTCGTCGATTCGGGCCTGCTATCGCTTTCGGGTGCTTTGGTGGCGATGATGGGTTCAAGCGTGGGGAATGCCTTTATCGTACTGTTCTTGAGCCTGGGGATCGTGAAGTATGCGCCTGCTCTTTTGGTCGCATCTGTGTTGGCCGCCCGATCTGGCAATCGTGAAGTTCAAAGGTGGAGCAGGCCTCTCGGGGGCATCGCGCTGGTACTGACCGGCATGTTCCTCATAAGGCTTGGGGTGCATCCGCTGATATCGGAACCATCGGCGCGGGGACTTTTGCTCTTCTTTTCAAGTCAACCGATCCTCATGGGAGCCGCTGTCTTTATCCTTACAGCGATACTTCAGAGTAGCACTGCCGTAATGGCCATGGGTGTAGCGCTTGCGGCGTCCGGCCTTTTGCCTCTGAAGGCGGCGTTTCCGTTGGTGCTCGGGGCATACCTCGGGTCGTCGATCACGGTGATGCTCGTCGGGATGGGGAAGAGGAGGCGTGCGCGCAGTGTCGCTTGGGGCACGTTCATTTACAGGCTTTTGGGCGTGGTTATAGCTTTGCCGTTGGGAAAGCTTTATCTGGGCTTGGCGCAACGGCTTTCCCCTTTCATACTATACGAGATGGTATATGTTCAGATGGCCGTGGCTTTGGTGAACGCGGCGTTGCTTTTGCCGTTCGCGAACCTTTTGAGCTCTCTTTGTCTCGGCCTGGTCCCGGTGAAAGAAGAGCCGGGCGAGCCGATTTACCTCGACGAGAGCCTGCTGTCTTTTTCGGACGTTGCCCTCGCCTTGCTTTCGCGGGAGACCGTTCGAGCAGCCAATTACCTCGAGGAGTTATTGCAGGCTCTCCTGTGCGGCGGCGAATCGGATCGCGCTAATAGGATTCGGGAATCCTTAGGGGATCTGTTGGAGGCATGCCTGCGTTATCTTTCCTCGATGACGGTACCTTTAGAAGATGAGCGCCTGCGGAGGGAATATATGAGCGTATCTTATTCCCTGGCCGTGCTCAAGGAGATGGCAGATATCATTACGAGCAGGCTGTGGCCGGTGGCCCATGCGCTTCAGGGGTGCGATCGCTTGGTGGCGGCGTTATTAGAGACGCTGCGCGATGCGTTAGGTGCTTTTGCCTTGGGCGAAGAGGATTTCGTCCGTAAGGCGAAAGCCTCCTACGAACGGTATATGGAAGAGGAACGCACGCTGCGTTCGACGCTCGTCGGTGCGGCCAATGGCGCACACGGGATGAAGAGGTTGAGCGCGATCATGACCTTGAGCGGCATAGCCAGAATGGCGTCTGAGCTCGCCGGCGGCGTGATTATGGTAGAAGGCCGAGAACGGGCGAGCGAGTGA
- the phoU gene encoding phosphate signaling complex protein PhoU, with the protein MFRREKAQQARLFKEDRDRLFKLLSEMVEVAQRALDKAMRALLEHSDDLALEVIRVDEEKVDLLEIEIERECLRLIAMRQPVREELRFVFSVLKIITDLERIGDQAVNIAQRTLDLNREGLLKPLVDIPKMAEICQEMISGAIRSMVEMDAELAKAVSLKDEKVDALNHAILAELVEIAGRTHISDPLSIKKATDLMLVARHLERVGDHASNIAERSFFFITGKRIKEELAAGKGQSS; encoded by the coding sequence ATGTTTCGAAGAGAAAAAGCGCAACAAGCGAGACTTTTTAAGGAGGATCGAGACCGCCTGTTCAAGCTCCTTTCGGAAATGGTCGAAGTCGCCCAGAGGGCGCTCGATAAAGCCATGCGGGCTCTTCTTGAGCATAGCGACGACTTGGCGTTGGAGGTCATTAGGGTGGATGAGGAAAAGGTGGATCTGCTAGAGATTGAAATAGAGCGGGAATGCCTTCGCCTCATAGCCATGCGCCAACCTGTGCGGGAGGAGCTGCGCTTCGTCTTCTCCGTCCTCAAGATAATAACGGACCTCGAGCGCATAGGCGACCAGGCTGTGAATATCGCCCAGAGGACGCTCGATTTGAATAGAGAAGGGCTTTTGAAACCGTTGGTGGACATCCCCAAGATGGCCGAGATCTGTCAGGAGATGATTTCGGGGGCGATCCGGTCCATGGTCGAAATGGATGCAGAGCTGGCAAAGGCCGTCTCCTTGAAAGATGAAAAGGTGGATGCCTTAAACCATGCTATATTGGCCGAGCTCGTGGAGATCGCTGGACGCACTCACATCAGTGATCCGCTTTCGATAAAGAAGGCCACGGACCTCATGTTGGTGGCCCGTCATCTCGAAAGGGTCGGAGACCACGCGTCAAACATCGCGGAGCGCTCCTTCTTTTTCATAACCGGCAAACGCATAAAAGAAGAACTCGCTGCAGGAAAAGGGCAGAGCTCTTGA